One Pleurocapsa sp. PCC 7327 DNA segment encodes these proteins:
- a CDS encoding ATP-binding protein, with protein sequence MRQILLNLLGNAVKFTDRGRVTLKVSTIGTIKLPEPETLFQTTLRFEVSDTGVGIAPQDIEKIFQPFEQVGNVKRRTEGTGLGLSITQQLIELMGTQLHLTSELGKGSTFWFDLTVPVVRVSEVQPLSVSPVAAVPQFEPNGADAKNLDGESNGVTPIIENSKTEARSTSLSAATGYKGRQRKLLVVDDRIENRVLLANILEPLGFEAIVAENGKQGLELACQNQIDLILTDILMDIKTGLTMVRELRQMPQFQTMPIVAISASIYDMMEPRSLEAGCNAFLPKPIDEEKLLSLLQQ encoded by the coding sequence TTGAGACAAATTCTGCTCAACCTTTTGGGGAATGCGGTCAAATTTACCGATCGCGGTCGGGTAACGCTTAAAGTCAGTACAATTGGAACTATCAAACTTCCCGAACCTGAAACTTTATTCCAGACAACCCTACGTTTCGAGGTCAGCGATACAGGAGTCGGGATTGCTCCCCAGGACATCGAGAAAATTTTCCAACCCTTCGAGCAAGTCGGTAATGTCAAACGGCGCACCGAAGGAACTGGTTTGGGGTTATCGATTACTCAACAACTCATAGAATTAATGGGCACTCAACTGCATCTAACCAGCGAACTCGGTAAAGGCTCAACTTTTTGGTTCGATCTAACCGTGCCTGTCGTTCGGGTTTCAGAAGTGCAACCGCTCTCAGTTTCCCCAGTGGCAGCAGTTCCTCAGTTCGAGCCAAATGGAGCAGATGCAAAAAATCTCGATGGCGAGTCAAACGGAGTCACTCCGATAATAGAGAATTCCAAGACCGAGGCGCGATCGACATCGCTTTCAGCCGCGACGGGTTACAAAGGCAGGCAACGTAAGCTTCTCGTTGTGGACGATCGCATCGAAAATCGCGTGCTCCTCGCCAACATTTTAGAACCTTTGGGGTTTGAGGCGATCGTGGCAGAAAATGGCAAGCAGGGATTGGAACTTGCCTGCCAAAATCAAATCGATTTGATTTTGACTGACATATTAATGGACATTAAAACTGGCTTGACGATGGTGAGAGAGTTGCGCCAGATGCCTCAGTTTCAGACAATGCCGATCGTAGCTATTTCAGCCAGTATTTATGACATGATGGAGCCACGGAGTCTGGAGGCAGGCTGCAACGCATTTCTACCAAAACCCATTGACGAAGAAAAATTACTATCGCTTTTACAGCAGTAA